DNA sequence from the bacterium genome:
GACGATAGCGCCTTTCTTGGCGACGTCATCATCTCGGTTGAGAGGGCGCAGGCACAGGCCGTAAAGCTAGGCCACAGTCTTGAGGATGAGCTCGAGGTGCTTCTCGTGCATGGTATCCTGCACTTGGTTGGATACACTGATTACGACGATTCGAGCAGAGCCATGATGTTTGAGAAAACAGATCAGATCATAAAGCAACTTATATATTCGAGAACTGGGAAGGTGAATAGAAGTGGAGGATGACCAAAACGCAGGCAACATAAGTCTGCTCATGAAACTCAAGAACCTAGTCAAACG
Encoded proteins:
- the ybeY gene encoding rRNA maturation RNase YbeY, giving the protein MIEVILDAGVDGVSERHARNIVSQVLSMIGRSGASLNVLFSGDERIRELNKRFREVDAPTDVMAFPSGDDSAFLGDVIISVERAQAQAVKLGHSLEDELEVLLVHGILHLVGYTDYDDSSRAMMFEKTDQIIKQLIYSRTGKVNRSGG